Genomic window (Candidatus Zixiibacteriota bacterium):
CTCGAGTTCGAGCAAACCCACGTCGTCGAACGTGCTTTCACGGGGGTCCGTGATTTTCATCGCGATGATATCGTGTTTGTTGTTGGCGACCCTGAGGGGCTTCTGATAGTCGCTGGACAGAAAGTCGGAAACGAGAAAGACAACCGACTTGCGCTTGATAACGCGGCTGAGATACTCCAGGGCGCCCGCGATATTCGTTCCGATGCCGGTCGGTTCAAAAGCCAGAATCTCGCGGATCAAACGCAGGACATGACCACGGCCCTTCTGCGGCGGCACGAACTTCTCTATGGTGTCCGTGAATATGATCAATCCGACCTTGTCGTTGTTTTTGATTGCCGAGAAAGCCAGAAGCGCACACAACTCCGCGGCGGTATCCGATTTGAACCGTTCCCGCGTACCGAAGCGACCCGACGACGACGCGTCGACCAGAAGCACTACCGACAGTTCGCGTTCCTCGCGGAATTTCTTGACGTGCGGGAATCCCGTCCGGGCGGTCACGTTCCAGTCGATCAGGCGGATGTCGTCGCCGGGCATATACTCACGTACTTCCTCAAACTCCATTCCCTGCCCCTTGAACGTGGAATGGTATTCACCGGAAAAGAGATCGTTGACCAGACGCTTGGTCCGAATCTCGATCCTGCGAACCTTCTTGAGGACTTCTTTCGGGATCATCGACACGGTTTACGGCACCTCTACGGCATCGAAGATTTTCTGCACGATATCGTCGGAGGTGACCTCTTCGGCTTCGGCCTCATACGTCAGCAGAATTCGGTGGCGCAGTACGTCGGGGCCAATTGCCTTGATGTCCTCAGGGGTGATATAGCCGCGCCCCCTGAGAAACGCGTGCGCCTTGGCGGCCAGATTCAGGTTTATCGTGGCGCGCGGCGACGCGCCGAACGAGATAAGATCGGACAGCGCCTGCAGACCATACTTCTCGGGTTCGCGCGACGCGAAGATGATGTTGACGATATACTCCTTCACCTTGTCATCGACGTAGATAGAGCGGATGACCTGTCTCGCTCGTACTATATCTTCCGCGCGAATGACCTTCTCCACGCGTATTGACGCGGCGCCGGTGTTGCGATCCATGATTTCCCGTTCGTCGGCGGGCGACGGGTAACCGATCTTCAGCTTCAGCATGAAGCGGTCGACCTGCGCTTCCGGAAGCGGATAGGTTCCTTCCTGCTCGATCGGGTTCTGTGTTGCAAGAACAAGGAACGGCTCATCGAGCGGGAACGTCGTCTCACCGATCGTCACCTGTCGCTCCTGCATCGCTTCGAGCAGCGCTGACTGCACTTTCGCAGGGGCGCGGTTGATCTCGTCCGCGAGGATGATATTGGCGAAGATCGGCCCCTTCTTGACAAGGAATTCTGACCGCTGCGGATTATAGATCATCGTACCGATCAGGTCGGCGGGAAGTAAATCGGGAGTAAACTGCAGCCGTTGGAACTTGACCGAAATCGCGTCGGAGAGAGTCTTCACGGAAAGGGTCTTGGCAAGGCCCGGCACCCCTTCGATAAGAATGTGGCCGTCAGCCAGAATCCCGATCAGCAGGCGTTCGACGAGGTACTTCTGCCCGACGATAACGGAACCGATCTGGCCGGTGAGGCGATCGACAAACGCCGACTCGCGTTCGACAACGGCCTGTATCTGTTGAATGTCAGTTTGCATGCAGCCTCCGCTCTATATTCACTTACATCTTGTCGAAAAACGATCGTAGGTCGTTAGCCAGGCGAACGGTCTCACCCGGCGAGGGATTGACAGGCTGGTACTTTTCCCGCTCGGCTCGCTGCAGCCAGCCGACAATCGAGTCGCGCTGGGCGTCGCTAAGTGCCGTGTGGGCAATTGCCGAAGCCACTTCATCCGCGGTCTTGCCCGCAAGCGGCAGATCGAATTGCTGTTCGAGATAGTCAACCAACATAGAAAACAGTCCCGTCTGAAAGCGCTTCAGATCGGAACCCGCTTCCTTCTGCAGAGTGGACAGCCGTTCGAGAAGGCGTTCCGCGGGCGTCTTCTCGGGCAT
Coding sequences:
- a CDS encoding DUF58 domain-containing protein; its protein translation is MIPKEVLKKVRRIEIRTKRLVNDLFSGEYHSTFKGQGMEFEEVREYMPGDDIRLIDWNVTARTGFPHVKKFREERELSVVLLVDASSSGRFGTRERFKSDTAAELCALLAFSAIKNNDKVGLIIFTDTIEKFVPPQKGRGHVLRLIREILAFEPTGIGTNIAGALEYLSRVIKRKSVVFLVSDFLSSDYQKPLRVANNKHDIIAMKITDPRESTFDDVGLLELEDVETGEVFLVDTGSNEFRREFEARATEDLANLMREFRVIDMDCINIRTDRSYIVPLINFFKMRERRK
- a CDS encoding MoxR family ATPase codes for the protein MQTDIQQIQAVVERESAFVDRLTGQIGSVIVGQKYLVERLLIGILADGHILIEGVPGLAKTLSVKTLSDAISVKFQRLQFTPDLLPADLIGTMIYNPQRSEFLVKKGPIFANIILADEINRAPAKVQSALLEAMQERQVTIGETTFPLDEPFLVLATQNPIEQEGTYPLPEAQVDRFMLKLKIGYPSPADEREIMDRNTGAASIRVEKVIRAEDIVRARQVIRSIYVDDKVKEYIVNIIFASREPEKYGLQALSDLISFGASPRATINLNLAAKAHAFLRGRGYITPEDIKAIGPDVLRHRILLTYEAEAEEVTSDDIVQKIFDAVEVP